The nucleotide window GAGCTGGGCCTGCAAATGAAATCGGTAGGCGAAGTGATGGGCATTGGCCGCAGCTTTATAGAGGCACTGCAAAAAGCCTGTCAAAGTTTAGAGATCGGCCGTGCCGGTTTAGGCGCCGATGGCCGCCAAAGCCGCAACCTTGATGATATTATGCACAGCCTTGAGCATCCAAGCTGGGATAGATTGTTCCATATTTATGATGCCATGAGTTTGGGTGTACCGGTTGAATCTATCCGTAAGGCTACCAAAATAGATCGCTGGTTCCTGAACCAGATACAGGATATTGTAAACATGGAAACCGAGTTGCGCCGCTATTCGCTGAACAATATCCCTGAGGAATTCTTCTTCACGCTGAAGCAAAAAGGTTTCTCTGATGTACAGATCGCCTATATTTTAGGTAACTCAACTACCGAAGAGGATGTTTACCAGCGCCGCAAGGCCTTAAACATCCGCAGGGTATACAAAATGGTGGATACCTGCGCGGCCGAGTTCCAGGCTAAAACGCCATATTTCTACTCAACATACGAGGGTGAGAACGAGTCTATCGTATCTGATAAAAAGAAGATCATTGTATTAGGTTCGGGACCTAACCGTATTGGCCAGGGCATCGAGTTTGATTACAGTTGCGTGCACGGCTTGCTGGCCGCTAAAGAGACAGGTTTCGAAGCGATCATGATCAACTGTAACCCCGAAACAGTATCTACCGACTTTAACATGGCCGATAAGCTGTATTTCGAACCCGTATTCTGGGAGCACGTACGCGAGATTATCGACCTGGAGAAGCCAGAAGGCGTGATCGTTCAGTTAGGTGGTCAAACTGCGCTTAAAATGGCGGAGAAGCTGCACGAGCATGGTATCAAGATCATCGGTACATCGTTCGATAACATGGATATTGCCGAGGACCGTGGCCGCTTTAGCGACCTGCTGAAAGAGCTGGATATCCCATACCCTAAATATGGCGTAGCCGAAAGCGCCGAAGAAGCGCTGGAAGTTGCCCACGAAGTTGGTTACCCCGTACTTGTACGTCCGAGTTACGTATTAGGCGGCCAGGGTATGAGCATTGTAATAAATGATGAAGACCTGGAAAAAGCAGTGGTAAACCTGCTGAAAAACCTGCCGGGCAACCGTGTGTTAATTGACCACTTCCTTGACCGCGCGGCCGAGGCTGAGTCGGATTCTATAAATGACGGTACCGATGTACATATCATTGGTTTAATGGAGCACATTGAGCCTGCCGGTATCCACTCGGGTGATTCAAGCGCGGTATTGCCGCCGTTCGACCTGTCGGAATCGGTGATCAAACAAATGGAAGATCACACCATTAAAATTGCCCATGCGTTAAATGTCCGCGGTTTGCTGAATATACAGTTTGCCATTAAAAACGATAAGGTGTATGTGATAGAGGCTAACCCGCGTGCATCACGTACGGTTCCATTCATCGCCAAAGCTTACGATGTGCCCTATATCAACATCGCTGCCAAGGTAATGCTGGGCACACATAAATTAAAAGACTTTAATATTGAGCGCAAGCTAAAAGGCTATGCTATTAAAGAGCCAGTGTTCTCGTTCGATAAATTCCCTGATGTAGAAAAGGAACTGGGCCCTGAAATGAAATCGACAGGAGAAGCTATACGCTTTATCCCTAATTTGGAAGATCCATACTTCAGGCATCTGTACAAAGAGAAATCGATGTATTTGTCGAAATAAGAATAGAAGATTAAAGATTAGTTAATTAAAGATTAGGAAGATCCGCCTAATCTCTAATTAACTAATCTCTGATTAACCAACATCTATTTCTCCACCACCAAACCCTTTACCTCAAAACTTAGTAAATGCCGAGGCCCCGATGGCCTGCTGTGCCCGCGGCTATCACCGCCTGCATAATGCTGGTGATCGTCGGATATCATCTGTCTTTGTGCCACCCCATCCATCACTATATAACGGTTTTTTAAACTTTTAGGGATGTTAATGCTGTTGTTTTTAAAATGCGCCGTAATAATTTTACCATTACCCGCATCCACATCAAACCAGCCGCCTTTAGTATTAGTTACCTGCGCCACACGGCCGGCTACACTTACACTAACGCGCGGGCGTTTACCCATAAATGCTTCAAGCTTGTTTGCCTGCACTAACCCAACGCGACTGGGTTTACTGCCATACACCATACCATGGGGCATACGTTGTGCCATTAAATCACCCGAAACTATAAATGCAATTATTAACAAACACACTCTCATATCTAATTTTATTTTTAATAATTACAACCCAAGGCGTTTAATGGTTTCAACTTGTTTTAGCCTTATTGTTAAATTGTGTTAAAATATCACTGCAGGTTAATATCTTTGCCGGTAAAACTGTTATTTTAAAGTTTTTATCATACTTAGCGACAATGAAATTTACTCTACAAAACTTACGTGTGTATTTGGTATTGCTGGTGTCGGCTGTTTTGGCAGTTACAGGCTGTAATAAATCATCAGATAATCCTACAACATTTGTACCTGTAGTGGTTACAAACTCTATTATTATAAACCCCACAACTACATCGGTACAAAGCGGCGGCTATATTTCTAACTTTATTTTAAATTCCATATCATCTTATGGTGTATGCTGGAGCGCTACTAACAAAACCCCAACAACCGCCGATTCCAAAACATCACTCACTACCGCAAATGTCGAGCATTTTTCAAGCGATATTACAGGCTTAACAGCCAATACGCTTTATTATTTGCGCGCATATTGTGTCAGTAATGACGGTTCTGTTGTTTATGGTAATGTGATACAATTTACCACGCCTACCACAACATTCTCAATTGGGGCCACTACCACAAAATATGCTGGCACAGGTGCGGCTGGTTATGCCGAAGGTGCATTGCTTAGTGCCACATTCAATAGTCCGCAAGGGTTAGCTATAGATGCATCGGGCAATATGTATGTAGCCGATTCGTATAATAATGTTATCCGTAAAATAACAGGCGGTGTGGTTAGTACATTTGCCGGCAGCGCTACTGCAGGTTACACCAATGGTACCGGCACCGCGGCGCGTTTTTACAGTCCGCAATATGTAGCAGCTGATGCCAGCGGAAACATTTATGTATCTGACGTTGGCAATAACGCTATCCGTAAAATTAC belongs to Mucilaginibacter boryungensis and includes:
- a CDS encoding NHL repeat-containing protein, encoding MKFTLQNLRVYLVLLVSAVLAVTGCNKSSDNPTTFVPVVVTNSIIINPTTTSVQSGGYISNFILNSISSYGVCWSATNKTPTTADSKTSLTTANVEHFSSDITGLTANTLYYLRAYCVSNDGSVVYGNVIQFTTPTTTFSIGATTTKYAGTGAAGYAEGALLSATFNSPQGLAIDASGNMYVADSYNNVIRKITGGVVSTFAGSATAGYTNGTGTAARFYSPQYVAADASGNIYVSDVGNNAIRKITAAGVVTTLAGGAGAGYTDATGASAKFNSPAGLVADASGNVYVADRGNNVIRKITSAGVVTTLAGTKTAGFIDGLTTVAGFNNPTGIAIDAQGVLYVADLGNSALRQVAVDGTVTTLAGNPTTGALLLNLPVGVAIDKTGNIFISDESGRIMEITTAKILYTITGNINTTGYAEGSGTAAKFDSPQGLTTDAAGNIYVTDYNNNVVRKLVVTTKP
- the carB gene encoding carbamoyl-phosphate synthase large subunit, giving the protein MPKNNSIKSILIIGSGPIIIGQACEFDYAGSQAALSLKDEGIEVSIINSNPATIMTDKVIADHVYLLPLTCDSLEQILQEQKIDAVLPTMGGQTALNLCIEASERGIWEKYGVAVVGVDVAAIEKTENREAFRQLMVDIGVGVAKSKIANSFLEGKEAAQEIGFPLVIRPSYTLGGKGAGFVHKKEDFDAALSRGLQASPTHEVLVEQAVLGWKEYELELLRDNNDNVIIICSIENFDPMGIHTGDSITVAPAMTLSDRCYQEMRNQAIKMMRAIGNFAGGCNVQFSVNPADESIIAIEINPRVSRSSALASKATGYPIAKIAAKLAIGYNLDEIENQITKTTSAYFEPTLDYVIVKIPRWNFDKFKGANRELGLQMKSVGEVMGIGRSFIEALQKACQSLEIGRAGLGADGRQSRNLDDIMHSLEHPSWDRLFHIYDAMSLGVPVESIRKATKIDRWFLNQIQDIVNMETELRRYSLNNIPEEFFFTLKQKGFSDVQIAYILGNSTTEEDVYQRRKALNIRRVYKMVDTCAAEFQAKTPYFYSTYEGENESIVSDKKKIIVLGSGPNRIGQGIEFDYSCVHGLLAAKETGFEAIMINCNPETVSTDFNMADKLYFEPVFWEHVREIIDLEKPEGVIVQLGGQTALKMAEKLHEHGIKIIGTSFDNMDIAEDRGRFSDLLKELDIPYPKYGVAESAEEALEVAHEVGYPVLVRPSYVLGGQGMSIVINDEDLEKAVVNLLKNLPGNRVLIDHFLDRAAEAESDSINDGTDVHIIGLMEHIEPAGIHSGDSSAVLPPFDLSESVIKQMEDHTIKIAHALNVRGLLNIQFAIKNDKVYVIEANPRASRTVPFIAKAYDVPYINIAAKVMLGTHKLKDFNIERKLKGYAIKEPVFSFDKFPDVEKELGPEMKSTGEAIRFIPNLEDPYFRHLYKEKSMYLSK
- a CDS encoding DUF4920 domain-containing protein, giving the protein MRVCLLIIAFIVSGDLMAQRMPHGMVYGSKPSRVGLVQANKLEAFMGKRPRVSVSVAGRVAQVTNTKGGWFDVDAGNGKIITAHFKNNSINIPKSLKNRYIVMDGVAQRQMISDDHQHYAGGDSRGHSRPSGPRHLLSFEVKGLVVEK